Proteins from a single region of Phyllopteryx taeniolatus isolate TA_2022b chromosome 10, UOR_Ptae_1.2, whole genome shotgun sequence:
- the rmnd5b gene encoding E3 ubiquitin-protein transferase RMND5B gives MEQCACVERELEKVLHRFVMYGHQSEERLDELLRSVCEIRGQLVAFGVQDGDLSVLSQTMAQCCKNIKETVQMLASRHKDIHGSVSKVGKAIDRNFDAEISAVVAETVWDTPERQKHLSETIVEHLYRQGMLSVAEDLCQESGVVIDMSMKQPFLELNRILEALRMQNLRPALEWAVTNRQRLLDLNSSLEFKLHRLYFISLLSGGISNQMEALKYARHFQPFASQHQRDIQILMGSLVYLRHGIENSPYRSLLETNQWAEICNIFTRDACALLGLSVESPLSVSFASGCMALPVLMNIKQVIEQRQCSGVWTHKDELPIEIDLGKKCWYHSVFACPILRQQTSESNPPMKLICGHVISRDALNKLTNAGKLKCPYCPMEQNPSHAKQIYF, from the exons ATGGaacagtgtgcgtgtgtggagcGGGAGCTGGAGAAAGTCCTCCATCGCTTCGTCATGTACGGACATCAGTCTGAGGAGAGGCTGGACGAGCTCCTGCGCAGCGTCTGTGAGATACGAGGACAGCTGGTTGCATTTG GAGTCCAAGATGGAGATCTATCGGTCCTCTCTCAGACTATGGCTCAGTGTTGTAAGAATATCAAAGAGACTGTGCAGATGCTGGCCTCTCGACATAAGGACATTCACGGCAGCGTGTCCAAAGTGGGCAAAGCCATTGACAGG AACTTTGATGCAGAGATCAGTGCGGTGGTCGCAGAGACTGTGTGGGACACTCCGGAGAGACAAAAACACCTGAGTGAAACCATAGTGGAACACCTGTACAGACAAGGCATGCTCAGTGTAGCAGAAGATCTTTGTCAG GAGTCCGGCGTAGTTATAGATATGAGCATGAAGCAGCCTTTCCTGGAACTCAACAGGATCCTTGAAGCTCTGAGGATGCAGAACCTGAGGCCAGCACTCGA GTGGGCAGTGACAAATCGCCAGCGTCTTCTGGACCTCAACAGCAGTTTAGAGTTTAAATTGCACCGCTTGTATTTCATCAGCCTGCTTAGTGGTGGCATTAGTAACCAGATGGAGGCACTCAAGTATGCCAGGCACTTCCAGCCCTTTGCCTCGCAGCACCAGCGAG ATATTCAGATCCTAATGGGCAGCCTGGTGTACCTGCGTCACGGTATTGAGAACTCTCCATACCGTAGTTTGCTGGAAACCAATCAGTGGGCAGAGATTTGTAATATCTTCACCAGAGACGCCTGCGCTTTACTTGGTCTCTCTGTAGAATCTCCTCTTAGTGTTAG CTTTGCTTCAGGCTGCATGGCTTTGCCTGTGCTGATGAACATCAAGCAGGTGATCGAACAGCGGCAATGCAGCGGCGTCTGGACGCACAAAGACGAGCTGCCC ATTGAAATTGACCTCGGCAAGAAGTGCTGGTACCACTCTGTGTTCGCTTGCCCCATCCTCAGACAGCAAACTTCAGAGAGCAACCCGCCCATGAAGCTAATCTGTGGCCATGTCATCTCAAGAGACGCTCTCAACAAACTGACCAACGCTGGGAA GTTGAAATGCCCGTACTGCCCCATGGAGCAGAATCCCTCACACGCCAAGCAGATCTACTTTTGA
- the si:ch73-43g23.1 gene encoding uncharacterized protein si:ch73-43g23.1: MDSWTLQGDSYSLLHSAPCRPFTLCHRDGTPNHVEIFDITSSPSQRSAISETTCLCDIFGDDCESPSASSNAAVGSFVHSQTEVERTTVVSPLVDDLNDSSGSYHTAPGSTEGEEGFEDLTERIYSPALQGESTECEQLEQTIVSSELSKDSSSNFELKSKSPIPQLNAAGPLSEFDNTDFRERTPSPGHNSSSSLCSQETFLCYSSAETSCSPPLLHPGCEQGRLTPVLKSTINNSLPHQFLTQSPSCEPMNCSTSSSSESVNTQSQLKETEPQPRSTHLNKNISASPGPTHTDYASQSSNVESVAALSSHLPSSGYTESQSGKALLSSELNYSSSLADTQASSPLNKLRGRVFLPDLLSRGSTPDVEIEKSPHSCESTKDLSTTEINFKSSQFGTNIPTASPRYTPPSPVISVSPSPVDSGVVPELKHTSPSPDLLSAPSALHKSGSRTSSPGLSSHSSAFSEVITEACSSVINYSLSPSPGIKSTCSSIESTCTAPSPEIRITASSPEIKRRDYISEEQTIPDSPLFESAPSRSLTSSPHITGISYPAVRSEEGITPPLPELCRLPTPGSDITRTSPMRRSTSPSKAGTPQYSSPVSGFSGSELHTEITHSRSRTSSPQSMRCTPSPELRYQSLNSSSELRSRDPSPATPSLANKYNQHSLSTLCSKYNAHYLQPTPPLETSEGVTSSLPNQHIELETQGVQRAFELDKEDKASETKSSSPVVLIQSPVSNLPFLTEEKVDHALIQQHPQDKLTQNKVPVAGLASFSAENLDTGPINHFNSPTIKCKSFPPNCLFTNKGRAHRISNKAKSLQREEKRLNQHTYNSFKSNFTSDHSRQKLGERARFAQNMAHHVNRRKTPSPPLTRFTPVHIIAPEKPRRQWQNRCHSDFVASSQGGYLKKTVSNRESPDIVPPDNNSQLHSVQLGKQLEVERKMQLEKKRERERGIEREYHREGREIEKGEEWQKDVSYREQVELSFNPKNRKGPASHSTAPTNTESCQGLSTVHSYPESLLTTRQPQEQESRLKLASQRDKSGGPPRRFQNPALQNKFSPRSVTNRPGRSSSSSMGSELDEADNEVKWLTDVAFRSLSSPEVDYLDMYNSSHRSSTNISQPSTQESPAGIIGAWATYADFRGSASKLDSDDLSFQQQSLYHSDGIDPARCYEMGSFECIDVAVEREDTRNFRRGVPKRQIQLKRKERVDDGSENTSPGLPAMENSPSLERHSKEALLRQYSTPAAGQEGYGGHDGGHHDRKAKLQKSISLDETSSKTKMATCLIKSVLSKKMQSADKQLHDPDGDEVNTTFGQNNIYEENHECDKLNSSLCSNYSNPCEDFAMKEEQSQRDDIRPPKSYGEKSNRPSSNSRIKISNLSHTDNQQWGSQDCNTSATSEIRSKLRVPSDSSQSIGGIQHVDDSKTWQGRESGDSANTIAGNKGAPSALGAFSTQTRMTSQHQECENTEVHKQLQQGDKSRHMTQENRLQGGKKKKASLNVCLTPEAENNRDKSSPDMHFKQQEEKVKETNVDLQTEEENRSEDNKLKGPIHKVRDVRRLVKNTYNLSFKAPSCVSPSDITEERIGHLDETNKNEIKENVKENLKGRTVELCEERTNKCMGERKEAKKVEGKDEKLSTLPSTLQTEGKPLSQLQPMQIQCKAVCLKDDKNKIQSHKDIGNHGGKTLGSTNTEQDKNPSKTDTEGGMQEPSARGTTTKSQQRNFNMDAESLKTDSEERSVLVGTDTKDPMLGSLPKLPSKEREVSTAVVLIRDGSSQAKTCAPLTQEEVPTLLQAASSPEITTTGSTPSSSSHSVSMLLKEKGYRADIGAVVGDSQNRTGGKGVPHKHVNCLEIPLQMPSDDGAEPNREETFSASSTVPSPSLVSDYVDKPPKSRDKEGGCIKEKTISPQGNPPDQLSTLNKHKEHTDFEVMKRQDPTFHPRSPAIRRFKPQPIEVKSLSKETPKQEMITKSPINRPQTIEVKSIAKNSEKPAVPPKPTCKFKPADLGAKTNEVPASAMPNVKPQIEERPQTIVVSSPTIYRKIPSESSSMSNQTRKLAVSAVSSLKPPPSKITKTTVSSVTNQTASSSGTEASKTQQQHPWTAHVRLAHATTATSIPLPSIPSIEGPNSDPVPKHVPEPSSTEPRHTSQPVVVEQNLHEAAVTTSSNNPKPPAAVSTTQALGYTHQQYCRSLSSEHTQRAGDPHFYASDDPPSYDERESFSPLMPDLTHRRSNRYQNRSYPPSCSCTAGCPPQPALPPPAPHHHHSPHNLTPPAPPHSPGHVLPYQASQPLVRPHQCRADPQPMSFQPSSSPKPSPHGPSHPPTMYQPLHLPPPCPPHPSLMPVDRTMPSDSRRLPPHRSPQQHQPPSMPGAPYSDPIHSHSPGLAPMEHQYMCGQYGSEYGGDTSSLYSESSYGPTPRRVLLDPETGKYFYIELPMQPLRKMLFDPETGQYVEVLIPQQGVSHSGLYPPSAAPYTSLHNTNMYGSAPQYMPFSAPPPTAHPQAQHQPPRYPEALSAATMHPNGLSGNYRSCSGQGSKPDATSHLPLDQNYLEGMYYVPTGINAGSNTTLPVYYHKHPPSLPPSGGKKS; encoded by the coding sequence ATGGACAGCTGGACTCTTCAGGGGGACAGCTACTCATTGCTGCACAGTGCACCCTGCAGACCATTTACCTTGTGCCATCGGGACGGCACCCCTAACCACGTTGAAATATTTGACATCACAAGTTCTCCAAGTCAACGCAGTGCCATCTCTGAGACCACTTGCCTGTGTGACATATTTGGGGATGACTGTGAGTCACCCTCGGCCTCCAGCAACGCTGCGGTAGGATCGTTTGTCCATTCCCAAACCGAGGTGGAGAGGACAACGGTCGTATCACCCCTGGTGGATGATTTGAACGACTCCTCAGGCTCGTACCACACAGCTCCAGGCTCCACTGAAGGAGAAGAGGGGTTTGAAGACCTAACAGAGAGGATTTACAGCCCTGCACTGCAGGGTGAGTCCACTGAGTGTGAGCAGCTTGAGCAAACCATAGTGAGCTCAGAACTTTCTAAAGATAGTAGCTCAAATTTTGAGTTGAAAAGTAAATCACCCATTCCTCAGCTAAACGCAGCAGGCCCTTTATCTGAATTTGACAACACTGACTTTAGGGAGAGGACCCCTTCTCCTGGACACAATAGTTCCTCTAGCCTCTGTTCACaggaaacatttttgtgttattcCTCTGCTGAGACGAGCTGTTCTCCGCCATTACTTCATCCAGGATGTGAACAAGGGAGACTCACCCCTGTGTTAAAAAGCACAATAAATAACAGCTTGCCACATCAATTTCTAACTCAAAGTCCTTCCTGTGAGCCCATGAACTGCAGCACCTCATCCTCCTCAGAATCAGTCAATACCCAATCTCAGCTGAAAGAAACAGAACCTCAGCCAAGGAGCACACACCTTAACAAAAACATCAGTGCATCACCTGGCCCCACACACACTGATTATGCTTCTCAATCTTCAAATGTAGAGTCCGTAGCTGCCCTTTCATCTCATTTGCCTTCCTCTGGATATACAGAATCCCAGTCAGGAAAAGCGCTGCTCTCTTCTGAGCTGAATTATAGTTCCTCCTTAGCTGACACGCAAGCATCATCTCCTTTAAATAAGCTGAGAGGAAGGGTCTTCCTGCCTGATCTTTTGAGCAGAGGCTCCACGCCAGATGTAGAAATAGAAAAGTCTCCCCATAGCTGTGAGTCGACAAAAGATCTCAGTACAACAGAAATCAACTTTAAAAGTTCTCAATTTGGTACAAACATCCCAACAGCTTCCCCAAGAtacacccccccctcccctgttATATCAGTGAGCCCATCTCCTGTGGATAGTGGTGTTGTGCCTGAATTAAAGCACACTTCTCCATCACCTGACCTGCTGAGTGCACCATCAGCACTCCACAAGAGTGGGTCAAGAACTTCCTCACCTGGACTCTCAAGCCATAGTTCAGCATTTTCTGAAGTAATCACAGAGGCCTGTTCATCTGTGATCAATTATAGTTTATCTCCATCTCCTGGGATCAAAAGCACCTGTTCTTCCATCGAGAGCACATGCACAGCTCCTTCGCCTGAGATCAGGATCACAGCATCTTCACCTGAGATCAAaaggagagactacatctctgaAGAGCAAACAATACCAGACTCTCCTCTTTTCGAGAGTGCCCCATCAAGGAGTCTCACTTCCTCCCCTCACATCACTGGGATATCTTATCCTGCAGTTCGATCTGAGGAGGGGATCACTCCCCCGCTTCCTGAGCTCTGTCGTCTCCCCACGCCTGGGTCTGATATTACACGTACATCTCCTATGAGAAGGAGCACCTCCCCTAGTAAAGCAGGTACACCACAATACTCTTCTCCTGTATCAGGCTTCTCAGGCTCTGAGCTACACACTGAAATAACTCATTCCAGGTCACGCACATCTTCACCTCAGTCAATGCGTTGCACTCCCTCACCTGAGTTGAGATACCAAAGTCTAAATTCTTCATCTGAGCTCAGAAGTAGAGATCCATCACCTGCTACACCCTCTCTAGCGAACAAATATAATCAACATTCACTATCAACACTCTGCTCTAAGTACAACGCACATTATTTACAGCCTACTCCTCCCTTGGAGACATCTGAGGGAGTTACCTCCTCCTTACCCAACCAACACATAGAGTTGGAAACACAGGGAGTTCAACGTGCATTTGAATTGGATAAAGAAGATAAAGCATCTGAAACCAAAAGCAGTTCCCCTGTTGTGCTAATTCAGTCGCCAGTATCTAATTTACCTTTCTTAACTGAGGAAAAGGTTGACCATGCATTGATTCAACAACACCCACAGGACAAACTTACACAAAACAAAGTACCTGTTGCTGGTTTGGCATCCTTCTCTGCGGAAAATCTAGACACTGGCCCTATTAATCATTTTAATAGCCCTACCATTAAATGTAAGTCATTTCCTCCAAATTGTCTGTTTACTAATAAGGGAAGGGCTCATCGTATTTCTAACAAGGCTAAATCACtgcaaagagaagaaaaaagacTGAATCAACACACATATAAttcttttaaatcaaattttacGTCTGATCATTCAAGACAAAAACTCGGTGAAAGAGCAAGGTTTGCGCAGAACATGGCCCACCATGTCAACAGGAGAAAAACTCCCTCTCCCCCATTAACCAGATTTACTCCTGTACACATTATAGCACCTGAAAAACCACGCCGACAGTGGCAGAACAGATGCCACTCTGACTTTGTAGCATCCTCACAGGGTGGTTATTTAAAGAAGACTGTCTCAAATAGGGAAAGCCCCGACATTGTCCCTCCTGATAATAATAGTCAGCTCCACAGTGTCCAACTTGGGAAGCAATTGGAAGTGGAGAGGAAAATGCAGCTGGAGAAGAAGAGAGAAAGGGAAAGGGGGATAGAGAGAGAATATCACAGGGAGGGGCGGGAGATTGAAAAAGGGGAGGAGTGGCAAAAGGATGTCAGTTACAGGGAACAGGTTGAGCTGTCATTCAATCCCAAGAATAGAAAAGGGCCTGCAAGTCACAGTACAGCTCCCACAAACACAGAGAGCTGTCAGGGACTGTCAACAGTGCATTCCTATCCAGAGAGTTTGCTTACCACCAGACAGCCACAGGAACAGGAAAGTCGACTTAAACTTGCTTCTCAGCGAGACAAGAGTGGTGGTCCACCCCGGCGATTTCAGAATCCTGCACTACAGAACAAGTTCAGTCCTCGATCGGTCACAAACAGGCCTGGCCGGAGTTCAAGCTCTAGCATGGGGAGTGAGTTGGATGAGGCAGACAATGAGGTGAAGTGGCTCACAGACGTGGCTTTTCGTAGCCTGTCCAGCCCTGAGGTAGATTACCTTGATATGTATAACTCCAGTCACCGATCATCTACCAACATCTCCCAGCCCTCTACTCAGGAGAGCCCAGCTGGGATCATTGGTGCCTGGGCGACCTATGCTGATTTCAGGGGTTCTGCTTCAAAGCTGGACAGTGATGACCTCTCATTCCAGCAGCAGTCTCTGTACCATTCTGATGGAATTGATCCAGCCCGGTGCTATGAGATGGGAAGCTTTGAGTGTATAGATGTGGCTGTGGAAAGAGAAGACACTAGGAATTTCAGAAGAGGAGTACCAAAGAGACAGATCCAGCTGAAGAGAAAGGAGCGCGTGGATGACGGCAGTGAAAATACCAGTCCTGGACTCCCTGCGATGGAGAACAGCCCCTCACTTGAAAGGCATTCCAAAGAGGCATTGTTGAGACAGTATAGTACACCAGCAGCTGGCCAGGAAGGCTATGGTGGGCACGATGGTGGGCACCATGATAGAAAAGCCAAACTTCAAAAATCTATTTCTCTGGATGAAACATCCTCTAAGACAAAGATGGCCACTTGCCTTATCAAGAGTGTTTTGTCCAAGAAGATGCAAAGTGCTGATAAACAACTCCATGATCCAGATGGAGATGAAGTGAACACCACTTTTGGTCAAAATAACATCTATGAGGAGAACCATGAATGTGACAAATTAAATTCCTCTCTGTGCTCTAACTACAGTAATCCCTGTGAAGATTTTGCTATGAAAGAAGAACAAAGCCAAAGAGATGACATCAGACCTCCAAAGAGCTATGGAGAGAAATCCAACAGACCGAGTTCAAACAGCAGAATTAAAATTTCTAACCTTTCACACACTGACAACCAACAGTGGGGTTCTCAAGACTGCAATACAAGCGCAACATCTGAAATAAGATCCAAACTTAGAGTGCCATCGGATAGCTCTCAGTCAATAGGTGGAATACAACATGTAGATGACAGTAAAACATGGCAGGGAAGAGAGAGTGGAGACTCAGCAAATACCATTGCCGGGAACAAAGGAGCTCCTTCTGCTCTCGGAGCCTTCAGCACACAGACCAGGATGACAAGCCAACATCAGGAATGTGAAAACACAGAGGTCCATAAACAACTGCAACAGGGTGACAAGAGCCGCCACATGACACAGGAGAATAGACTTCAAGGgggcaagaaaaagaaagcatcTCTCAATGTCTGCCTTACACCGGAAGCAGAAAACAATCGAGACAAATCTTCACCAGATATGCATTTCAAACAGCAGGAGGAAAAGGTCAAAGAGACCAATGTGGATCTCCAAACAGAGGAAGAAAATAGGAGTGAGGATAACAAACTGAAGGGCCCCATCCACAAAGTTAGAGACGTTAGGAGACTTGTAAAGAATACATATAATCTGTCTTTCAAAGCACCCAGTTGTGTATCACCCTCAGATATCACTGAAGAAAGGATTGGACATTTGGATGAGACAAACAAGAATGAAATTAAAGAGAATGTGAAAGAAAATCTCAAGGGAAGAACAGTGGAGTTATGTGAGGAAAGGACAAATAAGTGTATGGGGGAGAGGAAAGAGGCAAAAAAGGTGGAGGGGAAAGATGAAAAGTTGTCTACGTTACCCTCAACTCTGCAGACTGAAGGGAAGCCTCTATCTCAACTACAACCAATGCAAATACAATGCAAGGCAGTTTGCTtgaaagatgacaaaaataaaatacaaagccATAAAGATATAGGGAACCACGGTGGCAAAACCTTGGGCTCTACAAACACAGAGCAAGACAAGAACCCCTCTAAAACAGACACAGAGGGGGGGATGCAGGAACCATCAGCTAGAGGAACAACTACCAAATCGCAGCAACGCAATTTTAATATGGACGCAGAATCACTCAAGACAGACAGTGAGGAAAGGTCTGTTCTGGTAGGAACAGACACAAAAGATCCCATGCTAGGAAGTCTCCCCAAACTGCCCAGTAAGGAAAGAGAAGTTTCCACTGCTGTTGTGTTGATAAGAGATGGATCCAGCCAAGCAAAAACATGTGCACCACTTACTCAGGAAGAGGTCCCCACCCTTCTCCAGGCCGCATCCTCACCTGAGATCACAACCACTGGCAGCACCCCAAGCAGTAGTAGTCACTCGGTTTCCATGTTATTAAAGGAGAAAGGCTACCGAGCTGACATCGGAGCAGTGGTGGGTGATAGCCAGAATAGAACTGGAGGAAAGGGGGTACCACATAAACATGTGAACTGCTTGGAGATCCCTCTACAGATGCCTTCAGATGATGGAGCTGAGCCAAATCGAGAGGAAACATTCTCTGCTTCGTCCACTGTGCCCAGCCCTTCGTTGGTGTCTGACTATGTAGATAAACCCCCAAAGAGCAGAGACAAAGAGGGGGGTTGCATCAAGGAAAAAACAATCAGCCCACAAGGAAATCCACCAGACCAACTTTCAACTCTAAACAAACACAAGGAACACACAGATTTTGAAGTAATGAAAAGACAGGACCCAACTTTCCACCCGAGGTCACCTGCGATAAGAAGATTCAAACCTCAGCCAATTGAGGTAAAGTCCCTTTCTAAAGAGACACCAAAGCAAGAGATGATCACAAAAAGCCCTATAAACAGGCCGCAAACCATCGAAGTTAAATCAATTGCTAAAAATTCAGAAAAGCCAGCCGTACCCCCAAAACCAACTTGCAAATTTAAACCTGCAGATTTAGGAGCAAAGACTAATGAAGTGCCTGCATCAGCTATGCCAAACGTAAAACCTCAGATTGAGGAGAGGCCTCAAACAATAGTAGTGTCATCCCCCACAATCTACAGAAAGATCCCCAGTGAGTCCTCCTCGATGTCTAACCAAACGAGAAAATTAGCTGTCTCTGCTGTATCCAGCCTTAAACCCCCACCaagcaaaataacaaaaacgacAGTGTCGAGTGTCACTAACCAGACTGCATCATCATCAGGCACAGAGGCTTCCAAAACCCAACAGCAGCACCCATGGACAGCGCATGTGAGATTGGCACATGCTACAACTGCAACATCCATTCCTTTGCCAAGCATTCCCTCAATCGAGGGTCCAAATTCTGATCCGGTACCAAAACATGTGCCTGAACCATCTTCTACAGAACCCAGACATACAAGCCAACCCGTTGTTGTGGAGCAAAACCTGCATGAAGCAGCTGTGACAACATCTTCAAACAATCCCAAACCACCTGCTGCTGTCTCCACAACACAAGCCCTAGGATACACACATCAGCAATACTGTCGGTCATTATCTAGTGAACACACCCAAAGGGCCGGTGACCCGCATTTTTATGCCTCTGATGACCCTCCAAGCTATGATGAAAGAGAGAGCTTTAGTCCCCTCATGCCAGATTTGACTCACCGGCGTTCAAATCGCTATCAAAATCGCTCCTACCCTCCTTCTTGCTCCTGTACAGCTGGCTGCCCTCCACAGCCAGCTCTCCCCCCGCCTGCACCCCATCATCACCACAGCCCACACAACCTCACCCCACCAGCGCCTCCACACTCCCCAGGTCATGTGTTACCATACCAGGCCTCCCAACCTCTTGTCCGTCCCCACCAGTGCAGAGCTGATCCTCAACCCATGAGCTTCCAGCCCAGCTCATCACCAAAGCCAAGTCCTCACGGTCCAAGCCATCCGCCCACCATGTACCAGCCTCTTCACCTGCCTCCCCCATGTCCTCCCCACCCCTCCCTCATGCCAGTGGACCGCACCATGCCCTCTGACTCCCGGCGGCTCCCTCCCCATAGATCCCCCCAGCAGCACCAGCCACCAAGCATGCCAGGTGCTCCTTATAGTGATCCTATCCACAGCCACTCCCCTGGCCTCGCTCCCATGGAGCACCAATACATGTGTGGGCAGTATGGCTCAGAGTATGGGGGTGACACCTCCAGCTTGTACTCAGAGAGCAGCTATGGGCCGACACCTCGAAGAGTCCTGCTTGATCCTGAAACAGGGAAATATTTTTATATCGAGCTGCCTATGCAGCCCTTAAGGAAGATGTTGTTTGACCCAGAAACTGGCCAGTATGTGGAGGTTCTCATCCCCCAGCAAGGCGTGTCTCACTCAGGCCTTTATCCTCCATCAGCAGCCCCATACACATCTCTCCACAACACCAATATGTATGGCTCAGCGCCACAGTACATGCCCTTTTCCGCTCCCCCTCCCACTGCTCATCCCCAGGCTCAACACCAGCCACCACGATATCCCGAGGCTTTATCTGCGGCGACAATGCACCCAAATGGGCTTAGTGGTAACTACAGGAGTTGTTCTGGTCAGGGATCCAAACCAGATGCCACAAGCCATCTGCCGCTGGATCAGAACTACCTGGAGGGTATGTATTATGTTCCTACAGGGATCAATGCAGGCTCCAATACCACCCTGCCAGTCTACTACCATAAACATCCACCCAGCCTTCCcccatcaggggggaaaaagtccTGA